CGCTGACGCCGGGCGCGCTGGCGGTCGGCGGCTCGGGCGGCCCCGCGGCCGGCCGAGCGCCCGGCCGCGGGGCCGGGGCGACCTGCGCCCACGATCGGCCGCCGGGACCGAGCACGCAACCACCCGCCACGATGCCGCCCGCGGCGATGCTGCCCGCGGCGATGCTGGACGTCAGGCCAAGAAAGCGCCGCCGGTCCATGTCAGCCCGCCTCTTCGGTCGCTTCGATTGGGGCCGCTTCGATTGGGGCCGCTTGGGTTGGGCCGCCCAGTGCCCCCAGAATGCGCCGCACGTCGAGCAGCGTCACCACGCCGCCCTCGCGCTCGAGGCGGCCGGCGCTGAAGTCCTGGTCGCGGACCTCGTCACCGTTCCCGGCCGGCGCCAGTCCCTCGAGCGGCTCGAGCCCCTCCACCTCGTCGATCAGGAGCGCCGCCTGGTCGCCGTCACACTCCACGACGAGCGCCCGGGTCTCTCGGGCCGCGCGCGCCGCCTCAAGCCCCAGGAAGGGACGGATGTCCACGAGCGGCATCACGGAGCCCCGGAGGTTGACGACGCCGAGCAGGTGCGACGGCGCGAGCGGGACCATCGTGTGCTCGTCGAAGACGACGACCTCTCGCGCGTATCGTACTTCGACGGCGAAGCGGCTGCCCGCCAGCT
This sequence is a window from Candidatus Rokuibacteriota bacterium. Protein-coding genes within it:
- a CDS encoding chemotaxis protein CheW — its product is MTTLPAESRPEARQTRACLVKLAGSRFAVEVRYAREVVVFDEHTMVPLAPSHLLGVVNLRGSVMPLVDIRPFLGLEAARAARETRALVVECDGDQAALLIDEVEGLEPLEGLAPAGNGDEVRDQDFSAGRLEREGGVVTLLDVRRILGALGGPTQAAPIEAAPIEATEEAG